A genomic window from Silene latifolia isolate original U9 population chromosome 11, ASM4854445v1, whole genome shotgun sequence includes:
- the LOC141613194 gene encoding uncharacterized protein LOC141613194: protein MFFVKHCKKKSQDIVNAVKLVSTTKSLIQNLREDRWERFLEEVNLFCQKHDILIPEMDAMYIARKGRARHQQDQITVERHFRINIFYVAIDKQLHELNSRFSDRALELLTLTSVLEPKNGYKNFDCDQICTLVEKFYPSDFTSQEMVHLRYQLQHFIREAQNDGKLRNMSNLQDLCQYLAETGKLDVYFLFDRLIRLVLTLPVSTATSERAFSAMKLMKTRLRNKMDDKFLADSLVIYIEREISKSFSLDAIIDDFKSVKDRRVLFDL from the coding sequence ATGTTCTTTGTCAAGCATTGCAAAAAAAAATCTCAAGACATTGTTAATGCAGTGAAATTAGTCTCAACCACAAAGTCTCTTATTCAAAATTTGAGAGAAGATCGATGGGAACGCTTTCTAGAGGAGGTGAATCTATTTTGTCAAAAACATGATATTTTGATACCCGAAATGGATGCAATGTATATAGCTCGTAAAGGTCGAGCTCGTCATCAACAAGATCAAATAACAGTGGAGCGTCACTTTCGCATTAACATTTTTTATGTTGCAATTGACAAACAGTTACATGAATTGAATAGCAGGTTCAGCGACAGAGCATTGGAATTGTTAACACTTACATCAGTGTTGGAACCTAAGAATGGATATAAAAATTTTGATTGTGATCAAATTTgcacccttgtggagaagttttaTCCATCAGATTTTACATCACAAGAAATGGTTCATTTGAGATATCAATTGCAACATTTTATTCGTGAAGCACAAAATGATGGTAAACTGAGAAATATGTCAAATCTTCAAGATCTTTGTCAGTACTTAGCAGAGACCGGAAAGTTAGATGTGTATTTTCTTTTTGATAGATTAATACGACTTGTCTTGACTCTTCCTGTTTCTACGGCAACCAGTGAAAGAGCGTTTTCTGCAATGAAGTTAATGAAGACAAGGCTTCGCAACAAGATGGATGATAAATTTCTTGCAGATAGTCTGGTTATTTATATTGAGAGAGAAATTTCAAAATCTTTTAGTTTAGATGCTATAATTGACGATTTTAAATCCGTCAAAGACCGTCGCGTATTGTTTGATTTGTAG